The following are from one region of the Stenotrophomonas lactitubi genome:
- a CDS encoding FAD-dependent oxidoreductase, producing MSPANESAYPHLFAPLDLGFTQLRNRVLMGSMHTGLEDRARDFPRLAAYFAERAEGGVGLIVTGGFAPNVVGWLKPFGGKLSWPWEVRPHRQLTAAAHQHGAKICLQLLHAGRYAYHPLSVAPSKLKAPINPFTPRALSASGVERHIADYARSAKLAREAGYDGVEVMGSEGYLINEFVAPRTNKRNDRWGGDAAQRMRFAVEIVRRIREACGPDFIIIYRLSLVDLVEDGSNWEEIVQQAQAIEAAGATIINSGIGWHEARIPTIATSVPRGAFAAVTAKLKPHVTLPLVATNRINMPDVAERILADGGADMVSLARPLLADPQWPNKARAGRAEAINTCIACNQACLDHVFENKLASCLVNPRAAHETELVYTPTTAPKRVAVVGAGPAGLACATVAAERGHQVTLFDASEEIGGQFNVAKRIPGKEEFHETLRYFRHKLAETGVQLRLGTRADAASLAGFDEVVLATGIVPRKVDFPGADHAKVVNYLDVLLGRVEVGANAAIIGAGGIGFDVGEFLAHDGPSPSLDPQRWMAEWGVDASFEARGALARPAVEASPRRLWLLQRSAGKPGARLGKTTGWIHRATLKAKGVRMLGGVEYLGVDDAGLRIRVDGSEQLLPVDHVVICAGQEPQRALQAELQAAGIAAQLIGGADVAAELDAKRAIDQGSRVAAAL from the coding sequence ATGTCGCCAGCCAACGAAAGCGCCTATCCCCACCTGTTCGCCCCGCTGGACCTGGGCTTCACCCAGTTGCGCAACCGGGTGCTGATGGGCTCGATGCACACCGGCCTGGAAGACCGCGCACGCGACTTCCCGCGCTTGGCCGCTTATTTCGCAGAGCGCGCCGAAGGTGGCGTCGGCCTGATCGTCACCGGCGGTTTCGCGCCGAACGTGGTGGGCTGGCTCAAGCCGTTCGGCGGCAAGCTGTCCTGGCCATGGGAAGTGCGTCCGCATCGGCAGCTCACCGCCGCCGCGCACCAGCACGGCGCGAAGATCTGCCTGCAGCTGCTGCATGCCGGGCGCTATGCCTATCACCCGCTGTCGGTAGCGCCGTCGAAGCTGAAGGCGCCGATCAATCCGTTCACCCCGCGCGCCCTGTCGGCCAGCGGCGTCGAGCGGCACATCGCCGACTACGCACGCAGCGCGAAGCTGGCCCGCGAGGCCGGCTACGACGGCGTGGAAGTGATGGGCTCGGAGGGCTACCTCATCAACGAGTTCGTCGCCCCGCGCACCAACAAGCGCAACGACCGCTGGGGCGGTGATGCCGCGCAGCGCATGCGCTTCGCGGTGGAGATCGTGCGTCGCATCCGCGAGGCCTGCGGTCCGGATTTCATCATCATCTACCGCCTGTCGCTGGTCGACCTGGTCGAAGACGGCAGCAACTGGGAAGAGATCGTGCAGCAGGCCCAGGCCATCGAAGCCGCTGGCGCCACGATCATCAACTCAGGCATCGGCTGGCATGAAGCGCGCATTCCGACCATTGCCACGTCGGTACCGCGTGGCGCGTTCGCCGCGGTCACCGCCAAGCTCAAGCCGCACGTGACGTTGCCGCTGGTGGCGACCAACCGCATCAACATGCCCGATGTCGCCGAGCGCATCCTCGCCGATGGCGGGGCCGACATGGTGTCGCTGGCACGCCCGCTGCTGGCCGATCCGCAGTGGCCGAACAAGGCGCGCGCCGGCCGTGCCGAGGCCATCAACACCTGCATCGCCTGCAACCAGGCCTGCCTGGACCACGTGTTCGAGAACAAGCTGGCCAGTTGCCTGGTCAATCCGCGCGCTGCCCACGAGACCGAGCTGGTCTATACCCCGACCACCGCACCGAAGCGGGTGGCCGTGGTCGGCGCAGGGCCGGCCGGCCTGGCCTGCGCCACGGTCGCTGCCGAACGCGGCCACCAGGTCACCCTGTTCGACGCCAGCGAGGAGATCGGTGGCCAGTTCAACGTCGCCAAGCGCATTCCCGGCAAGGAAGAGTTCCACGAGACCCTGCGCTACTTCCGCCACAAGCTGGCCGAGACCGGCGTGCAGCTGCGCCTGGGCACCCGTGCCGACGCGGCCAGCCTGGCCGGTTTCGATGAGGTCGTGCTGGCCACCGGCATCGTGCCGCGCAAGGTCGACTTCCCCGGTGCCGACCACGCCAAGGTGGTGAACTACCTGGACGTGCTGCTGGGCCGGGTCGAGGTCGGTGCCAACGCCGCCATCATCGGCGCCGGCGGCATCGGCTTCGATGTCGGCGAGTTCCTTGCCCATGACGGCCCTTCTCCATCGCTGGACCCGCAGCGCTGGATGGCCGAATGGGGCGTGGATGCCTCCTTCGAGGCCCGCGGCGCACTGGCCCGGCCGGCCGTGGAAGCCTCGCCGCGCAGGCTGTGGCTGCTGCAGCGCAGCGCCGGCAAGCCCGGTGCGCGCCTGGGCAAGACCACCGGCTGGATCCACCGCGCCACGCTGAAGGCCAAGGGCGTGCGCATGCTGGGCGGTGTCGAGTACCTGGGCGTGGACGATGCGGGCCTGCGCATCCGCGTCGATGGCAGCGAACAGCTGCTGCCGGTCGACCACGTGGTGATCTGTGCCGGGCAGGAACCGCAGCGCGCGCTGCAGGCCGAACTGCAGGCAGCCGGCATCGCCGCACAGCTGATCGGCGGTGCCGATGTGGCCGCCGAACTCGATGCAAAACGTGCCATCGATCAGGGCAGCAGGGTCGCCGCCGCGCTCTGA
- the yczE gene encoding membrane protein YczE has protein sequence MPTALPLRLLQLIIGLFLYGFGASLMIRAAIGVAPWDVLSQGIAAQTPLSFGLATNVIGALVLLLWWPLRQKPGVGTVLNVMLIGPSAQFGLWLLPPAVGLGWQVAMFCAGMLLVALATGLYIGAKLGPGPRDGLMTGLHARTGWPIWKVRSLIEGSVLLLGWWLGGNVGVGTLAFALLIGPLCGITLGWFGIGRAPVVPDAGRQPQSP, from the coding sequence ATGCCCACCGCCCTGCCCCTGCGCCTGCTGCAACTGATCATCGGCCTGTTCCTCTATGGCTTCGGCGCCTCGTTGATGATCCGCGCCGCGATCGGTGTCGCGCCGTGGGATGTGCTGTCGCAGGGCATTGCGGCACAGACCCCGTTGTCGTTCGGCCTGGCCACCAACGTGATCGGCGCGCTGGTACTGCTGCTGTGGTGGCCGCTGCGACAGAAGCCCGGCGTCGGCACCGTGCTCAACGTGATGCTGATCGGCCCCTCGGCCCAGTTCGGGCTGTGGCTGCTGCCCCCGGCCGTCGGCCTCGGCTGGCAGGTGGCGATGTTCTGCGCCGGCATGCTGCTGGTGGCGCTGGCCACCGGCCTGTACATCGGCGCGAAGCTGGGCCCTGGGCCGCGCGATGGCCTGATGACCGGCCTGCACGCGCGCACCGGCTGGCCGATCTGGAAGGTGCGGAGCCTGATTGAAGGCAGCGTGCTGCTGCTGGGCTGGTGGCTGGGTGGCAACGTCGGCGTCGGCACGCTCGCCTTCGCACTGCTGATCGGGCCGCTGTGCGGGATCACCCTCGGCTGGTTCGGGATCGGCCGCGCACCGGTAGTGCCGGACGCTGGCCGACAACCTCAGTCGCCCTGA
- a CDS encoding suppressor of fused domain protein — protein MQDDTDTPGWDAINAALAPLYAGQEPRHFGTALPYTLGGQDPLDGISVYWVEAPVPHWHYVTYGLSELYAKESSDAATSGYGFELTFRLAADKGEHADSTPPAWPMNLLQNLARYVFSSGNVFEDGHHLNANGPIALETDTHLCHLAFVADPQLPARDTANGQLQFLQVVGLTDEEMDAIKRWSTRGVLQVLEPAMPLWITDLHRGNLLDDPALAAQVQAGSEREGSSTGMLFIETLDWRQTAGITTLVLGAGQVGSVGELLPLRVRHGKSLTLVSRERQWEFVPATDGAATVEGDNVRWLLDDAALQAWHEVRPERGTYTVSSTLQVEVVPTFLRDAKGEVIREIG, from the coding sequence ATGCAGGACGACACCGATACACCCGGTTGGGATGCGATCAATGCCGCACTGGCGCCGCTGTACGCCGGCCAGGAGCCGCGTCACTTCGGTACCGCATTGCCGTACACGCTGGGTGGCCAGGATCCGCTCGACGGCATCAGCGTGTACTGGGTGGAAGCACCGGTTCCGCATTGGCACTACGTCACCTACGGTCTGTCCGAACTGTATGCAAAAGAGAGCAGCGATGCGGCCACCAGTGGCTACGGCTTCGAGCTGACGTTCCGCCTGGCTGCGGACAAGGGTGAACATGCCGACAGCACGCCGCCTGCGTGGCCGATGAACCTGCTGCAGAATCTGGCGCGCTATGTGTTCAGCAGCGGCAATGTGTTCGAGGATGGACACCACCTCAACGCCAACGGCCCGATCGCGCTGGAGACCGATACCCATCTCTGCCACCTGGCGTTTGTGGCCGATCCGCAGTTGCCCGCGCGCGATACCGCCAATGGGCAGCTGCAGTTCCTGCAGGTGGTGGGGCTGACCGATGAGGAAATGGACGCGATCAAGCGCTGGTCCACGCGCGGTGTGCTGCAGGTGCTCGAGCCGGCGATGCCGTTGTGGATCACCGATCTGCATCGCGGCAACCTGCTGGACGATCCGGCGCTGGCCGCGCAGGTGCAGGCCGGCAGCGAGCGTGAGGGATCCAGTACGGGCATGTTGTTCATCGAAACGCTGGACTGGCGGCAGACGGCGGGCATCACCACGCTGGTGCTGGGGGCAGGGCAGGTCGGCAGCGTGGGTGAACTGCTGCCACTGCGCGTGCGCCACGGCAAGTCACTGACGCTGGTCAGCCGCGAACGGCAATGGGAGTTCGTGCCTGCCACCGATGGCGCCGCCACGGTCGAGGGCGACAACGTGCGCTGGCTACTGGACGACGCGGCGTTGCAGGCCTGGCATGAAGTGCGGCCAGAACGCGGAACCTACACGGTGTCGAGCACGTTGCAGGTTGAAGTGGTGCCGACGTTCCTGCGCGATGCGAAGGGCGAAGTGATCCGCGAAATCGGCTGA
- a CDS encoding glutathione S-transferase N-terminal domain-containing protein — MKLYSKPGACSTADHIALQWTGQPFEVELLNKDTLKGPEFLKINPAGAVPAVVDGDFVLLQNAAIMGYIADTYPQAGLGGDGSPRQRAEATRWLAFVNSDVHPAFSPLFSPGKFIADEGQYDAIRAAAHKRLRALFETADKQLADKPWLAGFRSFADPYFYITLRWAAGTKVDLSGLDNLAAYKARMDADAGVQAALKAEGLA; from the coding sequence ATGAAGCTGTACAGCAAGCCCGGTGCCTGTTCCACCGCCGACCACATCGCCCTGCAGTGGACCGGCCAGCCGTTCGAGGTCGAACTGCTGAACAAGGACACCCTGAAGGGTCCGGAATTCCTCAAGATCAATCCGGCCGGCGCCGTACCGGCGGTCGTCGATGGCGACTTCGTGCTGCTGCAGAACGCAGCGATCATGGGCTACATCGCCGACACCTACCCGCAGGCCGGTCTTGGCGGCGATGGCAGCCCGCGCCAGCGCGCTGAAGCCACCCGCTGGCTGGCCTTCGTCAACTCCGACGTGCACCCGGCGTTCTCGCCGCTGTTCTCGCCGGGCAAGTTCATCGCCGATGAAGGGCAGTACGACGCGATCCGCGCCGCTGCCCACAAGCGCCTGCGCGCGCTGTTCGAGACCGCCGACAAGCAGCTGGCCGACAAGCCGTGGCTGGCCGGCTTCCGCAGCTTCGCCGATCCCTACTTCTACATCACCCTGCGCTGGGCCGCTGGCACCAAGGTCGACCTGTCGGGCTTGGACAACCTGGCCGCCTACAAGGCGCGCATGGACGCCGATGCGGGCGTGCAGGCGGCGCTGAAGGCCGAAGGCCTGGCCTGA
- a CDS encoding zinc-binding alcohol dehydrogenase family protein codes for MKAVALCRESAPALRDLVLPPPQPPRGRDLLIRVEALSVNPVDGKLRAGTSAASLDTPRILGWDAAGVVEAMGEEASLFASGDEVYYAGDVTRPGCNAQYQLVDERLVARKPTTLDFAEAAALPLTTLTAWELLFQRMPLLLDDRRHAGQRLLVIGGAGGVGSMAIQLAHHAGFEVIATASREASIDWCRRMGAQHVIDHRQPLLPQLQALGIDDVQVALNLADTDHYWDELGHLLAPQGHVGLIVEPRGPLRIGDPYKAKCIGIHWEFMFARARFATADRIEQHRILNRAASMIDAGQLRGTLSEVLGPINAANLETAHQRLASGRTIGKLALAGWDD; via the coding sequence ATGAAAGCCGTCGCCCTGTGCCGTGAATCCGCCCCTGCCCTGCGCGATCTGGTGCTGCCACCACCGCAGCCGCCGCGGGGCCGTGACCTGCTGATCCGTGTCGAAGCACTTTCCGTCAATCCCGTGGATGGGAAGCTGCGTGCAGGCACGTCGGCCGCATCGCTGGATACTCCGCGCATTCTCGGCTGGGACGCGGCAGGCGTGGTCGAAGCGATGGGCGAGGAGGCCAGCCTGTTCGCCTCCGGTGACGAGGTCTACTACGCCGGTGATGTCACTCGCCCTGGCTGCAATGCGCAGTATCAGCTGGTGGATGAGCGGCTGGTGGCGCGCAAACCGACCACCCTCGACTTCGCCGAAGCGGCCGCGCTGCCGCTGACCACCCTGACCGCGTGGGAACTGCTGTTCCAGCGCATGCCCCTGCTGCTTGATGACCGCCGCCACGCCGGCCAGCGCCTGCTGGTGATCGGTGGTGCCGGCGGCGTCGGCTCGATGGCGATCCAGCTGGCCCACCACGCCGGCTTCGAGGTCATTGCCACCGCCTCGCGTGAAGCCTCGATCGACTGGTGCCGGCGGATGGGCGCCCAGCATGTGATCGATCATCGCCAGCCGCTGCTGCCGCAGCTGCAGGCGCTTGGCATCGACGACGTGCAGGTGGCACTCAATCTGGCCGATACCGACCACTACTGGGACGAACTGGGCCATCTGCTGGCGCCGCAGGGACATGTCGGCCTGATCGTCGAACCGCGCGGCCCGCTGCGCATCGGCGATCCCTACAAGGCCAAGTGCATCGGCATCCATTGGGAATTCATGTTTGCCCGCGCGCGCTTTGCCACCGCCGACCGCATCGAGCAGCACCGCATCCTCAACCGCGCCGCCAGCATGATCGATGCGGGGCAGTTGCGCGGCACGCTGAGCGAAGTGCTGGGGCCGATCAATGCAGCCAACCTGGAAACCGCCCACCAGCGCCTGGCCAGCGGCCGCACCATCGGCAAGCTGGCGCTGGCCGGCTGGGACGACTGA
- a CDS encoding cell wall hydrolase yields MKLAWILWLSQLLPQPAADSLCLSTTVYLEARDQTLRGQQAVAEVALRRLDSGLWGDSMCQVVTARKQFAPTIVSPGTQLGNDAAWSEAMDVAFDAERNWALPAGERREIVPGASHFAALAIASPNWRNAYQVATIGDHTFYKVQNLKPRQS; encoded by the coding sequence ATGAAACTGGCCTGGATTCTCTGGCTGTCGCAGTTGTTGCCGCAGCCGGCCGCTGATTCATTGTGTTTGAGCACCACCGTCTACCTGGAAGCCCGCGACCAGACCCTGCGTGGCCAGCAGGCCGTGGCCGAGGTCGCTCTGCGTCGCCTCGACAGCGGCCTCTGGGGCGACTCGATGTGCCAGGTGGTGACCGCGCGCAAGCAGTTCGCCCCCACCATAGTCTCCCCCGGCACCCAGCTGGGCAACGATGCGGCCTGGAGTGAAGCGATGGACGTAGCCTTCGACGCCGAGCGCAACTGGGCGCTGCCGGCCGGCGAGCGCCGCGAGATCGTGCCCGGTGCCAGCCACTTCGCTGCGCTGGCGATTGCCAGCCCGAACTGGCGCAACGCCTACCAGGTGGCCACCATCGGCGATCACACCTTCTACAAAGTGCAGAACCTCAAGCCCCGGCAGTCGTAA